The Streptomyces sp. P9-A4 genome contains a region encoding:
- a CDS encoding 50S ribosomal protein bL37 yields MSKRARKKRARRKKAANHGRRAGQH; encoded by the coding sequence AAGCGCGCACGCAAGAAAAGGGCCCGCCGCAAGAAGGCGGCGAACCACGGCCGCAGGGCCGGCCAGCACTGA
- a CDS encoding DUF4118 domain-containing protein produces the protein MRFSVRDTVAIVAGALVPFATAAALLPLRASVTHTNLALLLVVVVVAVSALGNRLAGALAAVSAAVWFDFFHTEPYQSFHIQDRADAETAVLLLVVGLIVSQLAARGRTLKRVAVMDASHLERLHGTTRVARASTSSDDVVQQVRQELTEALELRACRFEYGVLTGRPPRLEADGSVTVPGWIWDLERQGWPDGEIELRAVVHGRYQGRFMLTPAAGAVPPPLESRLVAVDLAAQAAAALDDDVVSADRRP, from the coding sequence ATGAGGTTCTCCGTCCGCGACACGGTTGCGATCGTCGCCGGTGCCCTCGTCCCGTTCGCGACGGCCGCGGCCCTGTTGCCCCTGCGCGCGAGCGTCACGCACACGAACCTCGCGCTGCTGCTCGTGGTCGTCGTCGTGGCCGTGTCGGCGCTCGGCAACCGGCTTGCCGGAGCCCTCGCCGCCGTCTCGGCGGCCGTGTGGTTCGACTTCTTCCACACCGAGCCCTACCAGAGCTTCCACATCCAGGACCGGGCCGATGCCGAGACCGCCGTCCTGCTCCTGGTCGTCGGCCTGATCGTGTCCCAGCTGGCCGCTCGCGGCCGGACCCTGAAGCGGGTCGCGGTCATGGACGCCTCCCACCTGGAGCGCCTGCACGGCACGACCCGCGTGGCCCGGGCCAGTACGTCCTCCGACGACGTGGTCCAGCAGGTCCGGCAGGAGCTGACCGAGGCGCTGGAACTGCGGGCGTGTCGTTTCGAGTACGGCGTGCTCACCGGGCGTCCGCCGCGGCTGGAGGCGGACGGGAGCGTGACGGTGCCCGGCTGGATCTGGGACCTGGAGCGGCAGGGCTGGCCGGACGGCGAGATCGAGCTGCGCGCCGTCGTCCACGGGCGGTATCAGGGCCGCTTCATGCTGACGCCCGCGGCGGGCGCCGTACCGCCGCCGCTGGAGTCGCGCCTCGTCGCCGTCGATCTGGCGGCGCAGGCCGCCGCCGCGCTGGACGACGACGTGGTCAGCGCAGACCGGAGACCGTGA
- a CDS encoding GNAT family N-acetyltransferase: MIPHASHQPPAPARVFLSGAPGTGALAEHVLTTGHGRWWTDRVKEPRVVAVTCGGHALLAGDPSAVSPDQLAPLAGHHVESPGRFVPVLGAAFDHLHPWERMLYVHSAAAVTPRVPRGVTVRRLSLADAPALAALDPSTARIHDTWGGPAALSASGLAWAAFRRNRVLAVACTRFLGNRYEDVACVTAPDERRDHLALACLTGLTSDIATRGHRASWTCSRDDRPSRLLAWTAGFRLAHEYVHHVAGPVSQASKLAEAA, encoded by the coding sequence GTGATCCCCCACGCGTCCCACCAACCCCCCGCCCCCGCCCGCGTGTTCCTCTCCGGCGCGCCCGGCACCGGGGCCCTCGCCGAGCACGTCCTCACCACCGGCCACGGCCGGTGGTGGACCGACCGCGTCAAGGAGCCGCGCGTGGTGGCCGTGACGTGCGGCGGACACGCCCTCCTGGCCGGCGACCCCAGCGCCGTGTCACCGGACCAGCTCGCCCCGCTCGCCGGGCACCACGTCGAATCCCCGGGCCGCTTCGTGCCCGTGCTCGGCGCGGCCTTCGACCACCTCCACCCGTGGGAGCGGATGCTCTACGTCCACAGCGCCGCCGCGGTCACTCCCCGCGTACCCCGTGGGGTGACCGTGCGCCGTCTCTCCCTCGCGGACGCCCCCGCGCTCGCCGCGCTCGACCCGTCCACGGCCCGGATCCACGACACCTGGGGCGGCCCCGCCGCCCTCTCGGCGTCCGGACTGGCCTGGGCCGCCTTCCGCCGGAACCGTGTGCTCGCCGTGGCCTGCACCCGCTTCCTCGGCAACCGCTACGAGGACGTCGCCTGCGTCACCGCCCCCGACGAGCGCCGCGACCACCTCGCCCTGGCCTGCCTCACCGGACTGACCTCGGACATCGCGACACGCGGACACCGCGCCAGCTGGACCTGTTCCCGCGACGACCGCCCCAGCCGGCTCCTCGCCTGGACGGCGGGCTTCCGGCTTGCCCACGAGTACGTCCATCATGTGGCCGGACCCGTCAGCCAGGCGTCAAAGTTGGCCGAGGCCGCATAG